A stretch of the Paludisphaera rhizosphaerae genome encodes the following:
- a CDS encoding polysaccharide deacetylase family protein: protein MSESSRTTPAVLPFLLWKTPPGLEMILAQEGVAFEVVNDSHPFAFRSGRFVLFDGRRESPATMRALLNSSHVAIDVDEFRRNQPIDPFQALVDDRPMRGTWDVGGFTLREKVARHPKAQIRETIIERLREIVGTHQGVWLRLAPFPHPFLSAFNLRVDLDEPVAEDYFRFALSRNLLDDCTTHFVSTQAYQAEREVLSNLAGRDAQSHGHYHYVYRDPEANLRNLERADLILRDRGFEIEGFAAPHGRWNPSLDDAIEALGYSYSSDFQLGYDDLPFFPWKDGRFSRVLQVPVHPICEGLFLDAGAVDGRPVAEHLAAVVEEKIEAGEPAFVYGHPERRLGRMPEVMLALASTLSNRPLVWRTTLTEMARWWRWRASRKWLAISRGAGRVEIQFEDWNADYPLAVEIQKGSFRCLLPITGPRTLLDLDSLAYERRPAPARRAVRPPTLDPRPASLKQIVRQALDWETVTPIDEIPGTTIAGRVKKGLRRWKLSKTGTS, encoded by the coding sequence ATGTCTGAGAGCAGCCGGACGACTCCGGCGGTTCTTCCGTTCCTTCTCTGGAAGACGCCGCCGGGCCTCGAAATGATCCTCGCCCAGGAGGGTGTCGCGTTCGAGGTCGTGAACGACTCGCATCCGTTCGCATTCCGGAGCGGCCGGTTCGTCCTCTTCGACGGCCGCCGCGAGTCGCCGGCGACGATGCGAGCATTGCTCAACTCCTCCCACGTCGCCATCGACGTGGATGAGTTCCGCCGCAACCAGCCCATCGACCCATTCCAGGCGCTCGTGGACGACCGTCCCATGCGAGGTACCTGGGACGTGGGCGGCTTCACCCTCCGCGAAAAGGTCGCCCGTCACCCCAAGGCGCAGATTCGCGAGACGATCATCGAGCGGCTTCGGGAGATCGTCGGAACCCATCAAGGCGTCTGGCTGCGGCTTGCTCCGTTCCCGCATCCGTTCCTCTCGGCGTTCAACCTGCGAGTGGACCTCGACGAGCCGGTGGCCGAGGATTACTTCCGATTCGCCCTGAGCCGCAACCTGCTCGACGACTGCACCACCCATTTCGTCAGCACTCAGGCCTACCAGGCCGAGCGCGAGGTTCTGTCGAATCTTGCCGGTCGCGACGCCCAATCGCACGGTCATTACCATTACGTCTACCGCGACCCCGAGGCCAACCTTCGCAACCTCGAACGGGCCGACCTGATCCTCCGGGATCGCGGTTTCGAGATCGAGGGTTTCGCCGCCCCCCACGGCCGCTGGAACCCTTCGCTCGACGACGCCATCGAGGCCCTGGGGTATTCGTACTCGTCCGACTTTCAGCTCGGCTACGACGACCTGCCGTTCTTCCCCTGGAAGGACGGCCGGTTCTCACGCGTGCTGCAGGTTCCCGTCCATCCGATCTGCGAGGGCCTCTTCCTCGATGCGGGTGCGGTCGACGGCCGACCCGTCGCCGAGCACCTCGCGGCGGTGGTCGAAGAAAAGATCGAGGCGGGCGAGCCGGCCTTCGTTTACGGTCATCCCGAGCGAAGATTGGGGCGGATGCCCGAGGTCATGCTCGCGCTGGCTTCAACGCTCTCGAATCGCCCCCTCGTCTGGCGGACGACGCTCACCGAGATGGCTCGCTGGTGGCGCTGGCGGGCCTCCCGCAAATGGCTGGCGATCTCGCGCGGCGCCGGCCGGGTGGAGATCCAGTTCGAGGACTGGAACGCCGACTATCCGCTCGCCGTGGAGATCCAGAAGGGCTCGTTCCGCTGCCTGCTGCCGATCACAGGCCCGCGAACGCTCCTCGACCTGGACTCGCTGGCCTACGAGCGCCGGCCGGCGCCAGCAAGACGGGCCGTGCGTCCGCCGACGCTGGATCCCAGGCCGGCCTCGCTGAAACAGATCGTGCGGCAGGCTCTCGACTGGGAGACGGTCACGCCGATCGACGAGATTCCGGGAACGACCATCGCCGGCCGCGTGAAGAAGGGGCTGCGGCGTTGGAAGCTCTCGAAGACGGGGACGAGTTGA
- a CDS encoding glycosyltransferase family 2 protein, translating to MPEPRITALIVARNEEANLPGCLASVAFAHERVVVVDPTSDDETLAVAQRFADVVLVRPFDDFASQRNAGRAAASGDWLLSIDADERVTPELADEIQAALRDPSNTSDGFRIPIRSEILGRPFGYSGTQQDLPLRLFRRDLGEWVGKVHETVKFDSEIGRMNAPLDHRTIPDVRVFLRKIDQYTTLEARDLHRAGERFRTRDLTLRPAWLFLKLYLYKQGFRDGLEGLMFCALSGVSAAVRTWKLREIDHMEAAG from the coding sequence ATGCCTGAGCCCCGGATCACGGCCCTGATCGTCGCTCGGAACGAGGAGGCCAACCTCCCCGGCTGCCTGGCGTCGGTCGCCTTCGCTCATGAGCGCGTGGTCGTCGTCGACCCCACGAGCGACGACGAGACGCTGGCCGTCGCTCAACGATTTGCCGACGTCGTCCTGGTTCGCCCGTTCGACGACTTCGCCTCCCAGCGCAACGCAGGCCGGGCCGCGGCTTCAGGCGACTGGCTCCTCTCAATCGACGCCGATGAGCGGGTTACGCCCGAACTTGCCGACGAGATTCAGGCCGCGCTCCGCGATCCCTCAAACACCTCCGATGGCTTCCGGATCCCGATCCGCAGCGAGATCCTCGGCCGACCGTTCGGCTACTCAGGGACGCAGCAGGATCTGCCGTTGCGGCTCTTCCGCCGCGATCTGGGCGAGTGGGTGGGTAAGGTCCATGAGACCGTGAAGTTCGACAGCGAAATCGGCCGGATGAACGCTCCGCTCGATCATCGGACGATCCCCGACGTCCGCGTCTTTCTTCGCAAGATCGACCAGTACACGACCCTTGAGGCTCGCGACCTCCACCGCGCCGGGGAGAGGTTCCGGACGCGCGATTTGACGCTGCGGCCGGCCTGGTTGTTCCTCAAGCTGTACCTGTACAAGCAGGGGTTTCGCGACGGCCTGGAAGGGTTGATGTTCTGCGCGTTGTCAGGCGTGTCGGCGGCGGTCCGCACATGGAAGTTGCGGGAAATCGACCACATGGAGGCGGCGGGATGA
- a CDS encoding phosphorylase family protein, translated as MAVPLSHAPDQLAPPPSSADIGVLTALPMEAGHLIDRLSHVRRYTSRSLTVVEGELEGRLVVVLASGVGRESARRGVEHLIDGHRPRWIVSAGYAGALDPDLNRNDLVAPRALVDDAGAEIVLDSSPFEAVPTVRIISRLLLVDRVIGDASEKAELRRRHQSDAIDMETFAAAEVARARRVPFLSLRVVSDDARTDLPPEIGRMLNASGSYRVGAALRALWGRPSAIKDFWNLHAHGMEAADRLADGLQVLIRGLN; from the coding sequence GTGGCAGTTCCTTTGAGCCACGCCCCTGACCAACTGGCGCCTCCGCCTTCATCGGCCGACATCGGCGTGCTGACTGCACTGCCGATGGAGGCCGGCCACCTGATCGACCGGCTGTCGCACGTCCGGCGCTACACCAGCCGGTCCCTCACGGTCGTTGAGGGAGAGCTTGAGGGCCGCCTCGTCGTGGTGCTCGCCTCCGGCGTGGGTCGAGAATCGGCCCGCCGTGGGGTCGAGCACCTGATCGACGGCCATCGCCCGCGCTGGATCGTCTCCGCCGGATACGCCGGCGCGCTCGATCCCGACCTGAATCGGAATGACCTCGTCGCCCCGCGCGCCCTCGTCGACGACGCCGGGGCCGAGATCGTGCTGGACTCCTCGCCCTTCGAAGCGGTCCCCACCGTCCGCATCATCTCCCGCCTTCTCCTGGTCGACCGCGTGATCGGCGACGCCTCGGAGAAGGCCGAACTGCGACGACGCCACCAGTCCGACGCGATCGACATGGAGACCTTCGCGGCGGCCGAGGTGGCGCGAGCACGTCGCGTCCCTTTCCTCTCGCTCCGCGTCGTCAGCGACGACGCTCGCACCGATCTCCCGCCTGAGATCGGCCGGATGCTCAACGCCTCGGGGAGCTACCGCGTCGGTGCGGCGCTGCGTGCGCTGTGGGGACGGCCCTCGGCGATCAAGGACTTCTGGAACCTGCACGCGCACGGCATGGAAGCCGCGGACCGCCTGGCCGATGGGCTCCAGGTTCTCATCCGCGGCCTCAACTGA
- a CDS encoding CDP-alcohol phosphatidyltransferase family protein, protein MAAETFNLVIDARPSGPRGLLAAEVVLGRSLLARLIDQGLAAVGPGRRIAVVADRGQISKVSGMISDANLGRVDLVETEPADSSAVLRTDRLYDGRRLARAVRRGRDPETAAFWRLDRPERLAGAEQELNRRLNYQPLGRYWAFPLAERLAATLAPTRIGPNSLTLTAGTLMLVGVVIVGLGGLGPFGQAATALAFAAALVLDTADGRLARLQGSCSAFGKWLDQVLDELADLALHGAIAWSAFVASGWPGWLVLGMTFAAGKYMFLIQSLTGEELEKAATAGPAANVRSPRPLQRFVGLIGHADLRWHLWIVLAAIGRLDVALAAYAVYFPARAFAGIVRKGAAHA, encoded by the coding sequence ATGGCCGCCGAGACGTTCAACCTGGTGATCGACGCCCGCCCGAGCGGGCCTCGCGGCCTGCTCGCCGCTGAGGTCGTGCTGGGTCGTTCGCTGCTCGCCCGGCTGATCGACCAGGGTCTCGCCGCCGTCGGCCCAGGCCGCCGCATCGCCGTCGTCGCGGATCGCGGCCAGATCTCCAAGGTCTCGGGCATGATCAGCGACGCCAACCTCGGGCGCGTCGACCTGGTCGAGACGGAACCTGCCGACAGCAGCGCCGTGCTGCGAACCGATCGTCTCTACGACGGCCGTCGCCTGGCTCGCGCGGTCCGTCGCGGCCGCGATCCCGAAACCGCCGCGTTCTGGCGACTTGACCGTCCCGAAAGGCTCGCCGGCGCGGAACAGGAACTCAACCGACGGCTCAACTATCAGCCCCTCGGCCGGTACTGGGCGTTCCCGCTCGCTGAACGCCTGGCCGCGACGCTCGCCCCGACGCGCATTGGTCCGAATTCACTGACGCTCACCGCCGGCACGCTCATGCTGGTGGGCGTTGTAATCGTGGGACTCGGCGGGCTTGGTCCGTTCGGACAGGCCGCGACAGCACTCGCCTTCGCGGCGGCCCTCGTCCTGGACACGGCCGACGGCCGCCTCGCTCGGCTGCAGGGGTCGTGCTCGGCCTTCGGGAAATGGCTCGATCAGGTCCTCGACGAACTCGCGGATCTCGCCCTCCACGGTGCGATCGCCTGGAGCGCCTTCGTGGCCTCGGGTTGGCCGGGTTGGCTTGTGCTGGGGATGACCTTCGCCGCAGGCAAATACATGTTCCTGATCCAGTCGTTGACCGGCGAGGAACTGGAGAAAGCCGCCACGGCTGGACCGGCCGCTAACGTTCGCTCGCCGAGACCGCTGCAACGCTTCGTCGGTCTGATCGGGCACGCCGACCTGCGCTGGCACCTCTGGATCGTCCTGGCGGCGATCGGCCGGCTCGACGTCGCCCTCGCGGCCTACGCCGTCTACTTCCCCGCGCGTGCGTTCGCCGGCATCGTGAGGAAGGGGGCGGCTCATGCCTGA
- the shc gene encoding squalene--hopene cyclase gives MIANKDGGVPNGEAAHSILGSKPHRDTTLAGGYEVALDRTRGWLHARQQSDGHWVGELEGDTILESETTLLMAFFGRENEEVCKRSARYLLKHQLEDGGWPNYPGGPAEISTSVKGYFALKLTGTPTDDPAMVKARKAVLAMGGAAACNSFTRFYLALLGQLSYDECPTVPPELALIPKHWNFSLYAMSSWTRTIVVPLSIVSHFKPVRKLPPEKSIDELFIDGVKKWSRPRLPLFSWGRFFLAVDRGLKWADRLLPTAVRRRGVQAAHRWMVEHFEDSDGLGAIYPPMVYTILALRCLGYEDDSASVVWAWRQLEDLKIDEGDTTRFQPCVSPVWDTAITAIALSDADEPSDEAALEKAGDWLLDKELRRGGDWQVRRPGVEPSGWHFEYANGFYPDIDDTAMVLMALLRSPASAEPRYVESIKRGTDWLLAMQNRDGGWAAFDVDIDNEVLTQVPFADHNAMLDPSCADITARIIEAFGHLDFPLDHPAIARGLDYLWRTQEPEGCWYGRWGVNYIYGTWQVLQGLHAAGHPMDAPALIRAADWLESVQQSCGGWGETCRTYDEPELKGTGVPTASQTAWAVLGLIAAGRARSHAVARGIQYLVDTQLEDGSWDEVEFTGTGFPRVFYLRYHLYRISFPLMALARYGQAVAGERGLAPGALASRIPADPRPTV, from the coding sequence ATGATCGCCAACAAGGACGGGGGCGTTCCCAACGGTGAGGCGGCCCATTCCATCCTCGGGTCGAAGCCGCACCGTGACACAACCCTCGCCGGCGGTTATGAGGTCGCTCTCGACCGAACCCGCGGTTGGCTTCACGCTCGCCAGCAGTCGGACGGCCACTGGGTGGGCGAACTTGAAGGCGACACGATCCTCGAATCCGAGACCACCCTCCTCATGGCCTTCTTCGGCCGCGAAAACGAGGAGGTTTGCAAGCGTTCGGCCCGGTATCTCCTGAAACACCAGCTTGAGGACGGCGGCTGGCCCAACTACCCCGGCGGCCCCGCCGAGATCAGCACTTCGGTCAAGGGTTACTTCGCCCTGAAGCTGACCGGAACACCGACCGACGACCCGGCGATGGTGAAGGCCCGCAAGGCCGTCCTCGCCATGGGGGGCGCGGCGGCCTGCAACAGCTTCACGCGGTTCTACCTCGCGCTGCTGGGACAGCTCTCGTACGACGAATGCCCGACCGTCCCACCCGAGTTGGCGCTGATTCCCAAGCACTGGAACTTCAGCCTTTACGCGATGTCCTCCTGGACGCGGACGATCGTCGTTCCGCTCTCGATCGTTTCCCACTTCAAGCCCGTCCGAAAGCTCCCCCCTGAGAAGAGCATCGACGAGCTGTTCATCGACGGCGTCAAGAAGTGGTCCCGACCTCGTCTGCCCCTATTCTCGTGGGGCAGGTTCTTTCTCGCCGTCGACCGTGGTCTGAAGTGGGCCGACCGCCTGCTGCCGACCGCCGTTCGTCGTCGCGGCGTCCAGGCCGCTCACCGGTGGATGGTCGAGCACTTCGAGGACTCGGACGGCCTGGGCGCGATCTATCCGCCGATGGTCTACACGATCCTCGCTCTGCGTTGCCTGGGCTATGAGGACGACTCCGCCAGCGTCGTCTGGGCCTGGAGGCAGCTCGAAGATCTGAAGATCGACGAGGGCGATACGACTCGCTTCCAACCTTGCGTCTCTCCCGTGTGGGACACGGCGATCACGGCCATCGCTCTCTCCGACGCCGACGAACCCTCCGACGAGGCGGCCCTTGAGAAGGCGGGCGACTGGCTTCTCGACAAGGAACTCCGTCGCGGCGGCGACTGGCAGGTGCGTCGGCCGGGGGTCGAACCGAGCGGCTGGCACTTCGAGTACGCCAACGGGTTCTATCCGGACATCGACGACACGGCCATGGTCCTGATGGCACTGCTCCGGTCGCCTGCATCCGCCGAACCGCGATACGTCGAGTCGATCAAGCGGGGGACCGACTGGCTGCTCGCGATGCAGAACCGCGACGGCGGCTGGGCGGCCTTCGATGTGGACATCGACAACGAGGTCCTCACCCAGGTCCCGTTCGCCGACCACAACGCGATGCTCGACCCGAGCTGCGCCGATATCACGGCCCGAATCATCGAGGCGTTCGGCCATCTCGACTTCCCGCTCGACCACCCCGCGATCGCCCGGGGACTCGACTACCTCTGGCGGACCCAGGAGCCCGAGGGCTGCTGGTACGGCCGCTGGGGCGTGAACTACATCTACGGCACCTGGCAGGTGCTTCAGGGTCTCCATGCCGCGGGCCATCCGATGGACGCTCCGGCCCTGATCCGCGCGGCCGACTGGTTGGAATCCGTCCAGCAGTCCTGCGGCGGCTGGGGCGAGACCTGCCGAACTTACGACGAGCCCGAGCTCAAGGGGACCGGCGTCCCCACGGCCTCGCAGACTGCGTGGGCGGTCCTCGGCCTGATCGCCGCCGGCCGCGCCAGGAGCCATGCCGTGGCTCGAGGCATCCAGTATCTCGTCGACACCCAGCTTGAAGATGGTTCGTGGGACGAGGTCGAATTCACCGGCACGGGCTTCCCCCGGGTCTTCTATCTTCGTTATCACCTATATCGGATCTCGTTCCCCCTGATGGCGCTCGCCCGCTACGGCCAGGCCGTGGCCGGCGAAAGGGGACTGGCCCCTGGCGCCCTGGCGAGCCGAATTCCGGCCGATCCTCGCCCGACGGTCTGA
- a CDS encoding class I SAM-dependent methyltransferase: protein MISAHEAEVTFRFDALHWRFKDSLEPDDYRLRGVLDAIGSVEGLRVLDLGCGKGRFARALQNHGAIVTGIDVSTAMLAEAQGIDRVRGSARCLPFSDASFDAVVAVEVFEHLEPSTWREAIAEAQRVLTPRGVLAIVDKSLASLNAQRPWMPGALVKRIDERRGLWMYPADGPVRERWFWPSRLRKELLKSFPDVRVVHLLSPAERRLVLFRRVPGARLMALWVARRDGGEGDV, encoded by the coding sequence ATGATCTCGGCACACGAGGCTGAAGTCACGTTCCGATTCGACGCCCTGCACTGGCGGTTCAAGGACTCGCTGGAGCCCGACGACTACCGCCTGCGCGGGGTCCTGGACGCCATCGGCTCGGTGGAAGGCCTGCGGGTCCTGGACCTCGGCTGCGGCAAGGGCCGGTTCGCCCGGGCGCTTCAGAATCACGGGGCGATCGTCACCGGGATCGACGTCTCCACCGCCATGCTCGCCGAGGCGCAGGGCATCGACCGCGTTCGCGGCAGCGCCCGCTGTCTTCCCTTTTCCGACGCGAGCTTCGACGCCGTGGTGGCCGTCGAGGTCTTCGAGCACCTCGAACCCTCAACCTGGCGCGAAGCCATCGCCGAGGCCCAACGCGTGCTGACCCCGCGCGGAGTGCTGGCGATCGTCGACAAGAGCCTGGCCTCGCTCAACGCCCAGCGCCCCTGGATGCCCGGGGCCTTGGTCAAGAGAATCGACGAACGCCGCGGCCTCTGGATGTACCCGGCCGACGGCCCCGTCCGCGAGCGCTGGTTCTGGCCCAGCCGGCTTCGCAAGGAACTCCTGAAGTCGTTTCCCGACGTCCGCGTCGTTCACCTGCTGTCGCCGGCGGAACGTCGTCTCGTCCTCTTTCGGCGTGTGCCTGGAGCCCGCTTGATGGCCCTCTGGGTGGCTCGGCGCGATGGAGGCGAAGGCGATGTCTGA
- the hpnH gene encoding adenosyl-hopene transferase HpnH, which produces MRFPFQATSRIAGYIAKKKLSRAKKFPMVLMLEPLHACNLTCTGCGRIREYSQTIKQKLSIDECLAAVDDCGAPVVSICGGEPMIYPGIGELTAKILERKKVVYLCTNGMFIRKKIADFKPNNRFFFNVHFDGMRENHDLAVERKGVFDIAIDGVKAAKEAGFLVCTNTTVFKETDMNELDELFGHLTGLGVDGFLISPGYGYDAVADKEMFLTRADIRAKFRAAEAMFRKYRFYTSPIYLEFLQGKRELSCTAWANPTRNIKGWKGPCYLITDTHHPTFGDLIDKTNWENYGPGRDPRCENCMMHSGFETSAALGVNSRLGDTLKMVKWQFL; this is translated from the coding sequence ATGCGTTTCCCATTCCAGGCGACCAGCCGGATCGCCGGCTACATTGCCAAGAAGAAGCTCTCCAGGGCCAAGAAGTTCCCGATGGTCCTGATGCTGGAGCCGCTTCACGCCTGCAACCTGACCTGCACCGGCTGCGGACGGATTCGCGAATACTCCCAGACGATCAAGCAAAAGCTGTCGATCGACGAATGCCTCGCCGCCGTCGACGACTGCGGCGCGCCGGTGGTCTCGATCTGCGGCGGCGAGCCGATGATCTACCCGGGGATCGGCGAACTCACCGCCAAGATCCTGGAGCGCAAGAAGGTCGTCTACCTTTGCACCAACGGCATGTTCATCCGCAAGAAGATCGCGGACTTCAAGCCGAACAACCGCTTCTTCTTCAACGTCCATTTCGACGGCATGCGGGAGAACCACGACCTTGCCGTTGAGCGCAAGGGGGTCTTCGACATCGCCATCGACGGCGTCAAGGCCGCCAAGGAAGCCGGCTTCCTCGTCTGCACGAACACGACGGTCTTCAAGGAGACCGACATGAACGAGCTCGACGAGTTGTTCGGCCACCTCACCGGCCTGGGCGTGGACGGCTTCCTCATCTCCCCTGGCTACGGCTACGACGCCGTCGCCGACAAGGAGATGTTCCTCACCCGCGCCGATATCCGGGCCAAGTTCCGCGCGGCCGAGGCCATGTTCCGCAAGTACCGCTTCTACACCTCGCCGATCTACCTGGAGTTCCTCCAGGGCAAGCGCGAGCTGAGCTGCACGGCCTGGGCCAATCCGACCCGAAACATCAAGGGATGGAAGGGCCCCTGCTACCTCATCACCGACACCCACCACCCGACCTTCGGCGACCTGATCGACAAGACCAACTGGGAGAACTACGGCCCAGGCCGCGACCCGCGCTGCGAGAACTGCATGATGCACTCGGGCTTCGAGACATCCGCAGCGCTCGGCGTCAACAGCCGGCTTGGCGACACGCTCAAGATGGTCAAGTGGCAGTTCCTTTGA
- a CDS encoding glycosyltransferase has translation MEPVSLDRTQILVLNYNGRALLEECLPSVVEAARRSPIPCSVIVVDNDSTDDSLVWLAVNCPEVQAIRRPNRGLTSFNDVLADRGERFVFLLNNDVKLAPDSVAPLLRAFDDHPDALFTAPQCWTFDGQTYEGMRTRVRTRFGMVQGMSRVPGHESTAHLADLTAAAGPVLAVDRARFLALGGYDPIYFPGRIEDLDLGFRGWMAGLRGYYIPESVAYHKGFATFAPELGEERCDGLAIRNTLIFAWKNLRGRRLASHLAWLTVRLARGGRIFRQAFLEAAARWREVLQARRALHADTVGWVDRQEAFFQRFEW, from the coding sequence ATGGAACCCGTGTCGCTCGATCGCACCCAGATCCTGGTGCTCAACTACAACGGCCGAGCGCTCCTGGAGGAGTGTCTCCCCTCCGTCGTCGAGGCCGCGCGGCGATCGCCCATCCCCTGCTCCGTCATCGTCGTCGACAACGATTCGACCGACGACTCGCTCGTCTGGCTGGCGGTGAATTGCCCGGAAGTCCAGGCGATCCGCCGCCCCAACCGGGGTCTGACCTCGTTCAACGACGTCCTCGCCGATCGCGGCGAGCGATTCGTCTTCCTGCTCAACAACGACGTGAAGCTCGCGCCCGACTCCGTCGCACCGTTGCTTCGCGCATTCGACGATCACCCGGACGCCCTGTTCACCGCGCCGCAGTGCTGGACCTTCGACGGCCAGACTTACGAGGGGATGCGGACGCGGGTCCGAACGCGGTTCGGCATGGTCCAGGGAATGTCGCGCGTCCCCGGTCATGAGTCGACCGCCCACCTGGCTGACCTCACCGCCGCGGCCGGTCCGGTCCTGGCCGTCGACCGTGCGCGATTCCTGGCTCTCGGGGGGTATGACCCGATCTACTTCCCCGGCCGCATCGAGGACCTCGACCTCGGTTTCCGAGGCTGGATGGCCGGTCTTCGCGGCTATTACATCCCGGAGTCGGTTGCCTATCACAAGGGCTTCGCAACCTTCGCCCCGGAGTTGGGCGAGGAGCGTTGCGACGGCCTGGCGATCAGGAATACGTTGATCTTCGCCTGGAAGAATCTCCGAGGTCGACGTCTCGCGAGCCACCTGGCCTGGCTGACCGTTCGGCTGGCTAGGGGCGGACGGATCTTCCGACAGGCCTTTTTGGAAGCCGCAGCGCGTTGGCGTGAAGTCCTTCAGGCTCGTCGCGCCCTGCATGCGGACACCGTCGGCTGGGTCGATCGGCAGGAGGCGTTCTTTCAGCGCTTTGAGTGGTAG
- a CDS encoding sugar phosphate isomerase/epimerase family protein, protein MHRHDSLNRRSFLQGAAAGGALLGLGLRGLPVLAADPTGKPSAGKIGDFKISLAEWSLHKALQAKKIDNLDFPKIAREEYGIEGVEYVNQFFKDKAHDSVYLADLKKRAADHGVTNVLIMIDGEGDLSAPEQADRVKAVANHKKWVDAAAALGCHAIRVNTGSHYSPTDVANAAEACAALADYGAQNKISIICENHGGPSSNPDALLALIKGVGSKQFGTLPDFGNFPKKEGKYTIDVYDAIARMMPFAKGVSAKSYDFDDEGNEKNLDFARIMKIVTDAGYHGFVGIEYEGSRLSEPDGIKATKKLLEKLRGSEYHG, encoded by the coding sequence ATGCATCGCCACGACTCGCTCAACCGTCGTTCGTTCCTTCAGGGCGCCGCGGCCGGCGGTGCTTTGCTCGGCCTCGGTCTTCGCGGCCTCCCCGTCCTGGCTGCCGACCCGACCGGCAAGCCCTCGGCCGGCAAGATCGGCGACTTCAAGATCTCGCTCGCCGAATGGTCCCTGCACAAGGCTCTCCAGGCCAAGAAGATCGACAACCTCGACTTCCCCAAGATCGCCCGCGAAGAGTACGGCATCGAGGGCGTCGAGTACGTCAACCAGTTCTTCAAGGACAAGGCCCACGACTCGGTCTACCTGGCCGACCTGAAGAAGCGGGCCGCCGATCACGGCGTGACCAACGTCCTCATCATGATCGACGGCGAGGGGGACCTGAGCGCCCCCGAGCAGGCCGACCGGGTTAAGGCCGTGGCGAACCACAAGAAGTGGGTCGACGCCGCCGCCGCTCTCGGCTGCCACGCGATCCGCGTCAACACCGGCAGCCATTACAGCCCGACCGACGTCGCCAACGCCGCCGAGGCCTGTGCGGCGCTGGCCGACTACGGTGCCCAGAACAAAATCTCCATCATCTGCGAGAACCACGGCGGACCGTCCAGCAATCCGGACGCCCTGCTGGCCCTCATCAAGGGAGTCGGCAGCAAGCAGTTCGGCACCCTCCCGGACTTCGGCAACTTTCCGAAGAAGGAAGGCAAGTACACGATCGACGTCTACGACGCGATCGCCCGGATGATGCCGTTCGCCAAGGGCGTCTCCGCCAAGAGCTACGACTTCGACGATGAGGGGAACGAGAAGAACCTCGACTTCGCCCGCATCATGAAGATCGTCACGGACGCCGGCTATCACGGCTTCGTCGGCATCGAGTACGAGGGAAGCCGCCTCAGCGAGCCCGACGGAATCAAGGCCACGAAGAAGCTGCTGGAGAAGCTCCGGGGCTCGGAATACCACGGCTGA
- a CDS encoding sugar phosphate isomerase/epimerase family protein has protein sequence MIRLSAFADEISQDPREQIDVLTRHGVKHIEFRAIHGTNVLDLSDEQHREFRSMLGDAGFGLSALGSPIGKIKITDPFEPHLDRYAKALDLADFYGCPRIRIFSFYMPAGDDPTIHRSAVMDRMSQLADIAVERNVALFLENEKGIYGDLADRVHDLLTTVDSPALSHAFDPANYVEVGQSIDPAWTLLKPFLTHFHVKDYSEAQHKNVPAGEGDGQIPALLADAVGGGYDGFVVLEPHLTVAELSYGFTGPERFADAANALKRILKEKSIPFA, from the coding sequence ATGATCCGCCTCAGCGCCTTCGCCGACGAGATCTCCCAGGACCCCCGCGAGCAGATCGACGTCTTGACCCGGCACGGCGTCAAGCACATCGAATTCCGGGCGATCCACGGCACCAACGTGCTGGACCTCTCCGACGAGCAGCACCGAGAGTTCCGCTCCATGCTCGGCGACGCCGGGTTCGGCCTCAGCGCGCTGGGCTCGCCGATCGGCAAGATCAAGATCACCGACCCGTTCGAGCCTCACCTCGACCGCTACGCCAAGGCTCTGGACCTGGCCGATTTCTACGGCTGCCCTCGGATCCGAATCTTCAGCTTCTACATGCCGGCCGGCGACGATCCGACGATCCACCGCTCCGCCGTGATGGACCGCATGTCGCAGCTCGCGGACATCGCCGTTGAGCGCAACGTCGCGCTCTTCCTCGAGAACGAGAAGGGCATCTACGGCGACCTGGCCGACCGCGTCCACGACCTTCTGACCACTGTGGACTCGCCCGCCCTCTCGCACGCCTTCGACCCGGCGAACTACGTCGAGGTCGGTCAGTCGATCGATCCCGCCTGGACGCTGCTGAAGCCGTTCCTGACGCACTTCCACGTCAAGGACTACAGCGAGGCCCAGCACAAGAACGTCCCCGCCGGTGAAGGCGACGGCCAGATCCCGGCGTTGCTCGCCGATGCGGTCGGTGGAGGGTACGACGGCTTCGTCGTGCTCGAACCGCACCTGACCGTCGCCGAACTCTCTTACGGCTTCACCGGCCCGGAACGCTTCGCCGACGCCGCCAATGCCCTGAAACGGATTCTCAAAGAGAAATCGATCCCCTTCGCCTGA